From the genome of Biomphalaria glabrata chromosome 1, xgBioGlab47.1, whole genome shotgun sequence, one region includes:
- the LOC106073690 gene encoding aldehyde dehydrogenase, mitochondrial-like, whose protein sequence is MSTLLNCVRIRAVPSALGMVGPSHARTMSATPQPIKKPEVKCAKIFINNEFVDAVSGKTFKTINPTTEEVICEVAEGDKADVDKAVKAARDAFKLGSPWRTMDASKRQDLLIKLADLIERDRNYIASLETLDNGKPFSASFAVDLELTIKCLRYHAGWATKNGGKVVPMDGNFFSYVRHEPVGVCGQIIPWNFPLLMQAWKLGPALATGNTVVMKPAEQTPLTALYVAQLAAEAGFPPGVINIVPGFGPTAGAAIASHMDVDKVAFTGSTEIGQLIPQMAARSNLKRVTLELGGKSPQIVYSDSKLSDAIDFTHLGLFFNQGQCCTAGSRVFVEEKIYKDFVELATEKAKKRTIGDPFTNVDQGPQVDGDQMNKILDMINSGKKEGAKLTVGGSRVGNKGYFIAPTIFADVQDNMRIAKEEIFGPVMQIMKFKNDQELLERAHNTIYGLAASVYTQDIERAIFLSNSLRAGTVWINCHNVFDTSMPFGGYKMSGQGRELGEYGIQAYTEVKSVIMKIPQKNS, encoded by the exons ATGTCCACATTGCTAAATTGTGTGAGGATTAGGGCAGTCCCATCTGCTCTGGGCATGGTTGGTCCAAGCCATGCTAGGACCATGTCTGCTACTCCTCAGCCTATCAAGAAACCTGAAGTGAAGTGTGCCAAG atttttatcaACAATGAATTTGTAGATGCAGTCAGTGGAAAAACCTTCAAAACAATCAACCCAACCACAGAAGAAGTTATTTGTGAGGTTGCTGAAGGGGACAAG GCAGATGTTGATAAAGCAGTCAAAGCTGCTAGGGATGCTTTTAAATTGGGATCACCATGGCGCACGATGGATGCATCCAAGCGACAAGATCTTTTGATTAAACTTGCTGACCTTATTGAAAGAGACAGAAATTATATAGCT TCACTGGAGACACTTGACAATGGCAAACCATTCAGTGCTTCATTTGCAGTAGATCTGGAACTCACTATCAAATGTCTCAG GTATCATGCTGGCTGGGCAACCAAAAATGGAGGAAAAGTTGTTCCTATGG atgGTAATTTCTTTTCTTATGTGCGTCATGAGCCTGTGGGTGTATGTGGACAAATTATTCCG tgGAACTTTCCCCTACTGATGCAAGCATGGAAATTGGGCCCAGCACTGGCCACTGGCAATACTGTTGTGATGAAACCAGCAGAACAGACTCCACTCACTGCCTTGTATGTAGCTCAGTTGGCTGCAGAA gctggTTTTCCTCCTGGTGTAATTAATATAGTTCCTGGCTTTGGTCCCACTGCTGGAGCTGCTATTGCCTCACACATGGATGTTGACAAAGTGGCATTTACAGGATCAACTGag attggTCAGCTTATCCCACAAATGGCAGCACGTTCAAATCTTAAAAGAGTTACACTTGAACTTGGAGGAAAAAGTCCTCAAATAGTTTACTCAGACAGTAAAT TGAGTGATGCCATTGACTTTACACATTTGGGGCTGTTCTTCAATCAGGGTCAGTGCTGCACAGCTGGCTCTCGCGTTTTTGTGGAGGAGAAAATCTATAAAGACTTTGTGGAGTTGGCAACTGAGAAGGCAAAAAAGAGGACCATTGGTGACCCATTTACCAATGTTGATCAAGGACCTCAG gTGGATGGAGACCAGATGAACAAGATTCTTGACATGATTAACAGTGGGAAGAAAGAAGGAGCCAAGCTAACTGTTGGAGGTTCTAGAGTTGGTAATAAAGGATACTTTATTGCCCCCACAATATTTGCAGATGTTCAAGACAACATGAGAATAGCCAAAGAAGAG ATCTTTGGACCAGTAATGCAGATAATGAAATTTAAGAATGACCAAGAGTTGTTGGAGCGGGCACACAATACAATCTATGGTTTGGCAGCATCAGTCTATACACAAGATATTGAAAGAGCCATATTTTTGTCTAACAGCTTGAGAGCTGGAACAGTCTG gatcaACTGTCACAATGTTTTTGATACTTCAATGCCCTTTGGTGGATATAAAATGTCAGGTCAGGGCCGTGAGCTGGGAGAATATGGTATTCAGGCTTATACAGAAGTTAAATCA GTTATTATGAAGATTCCTCAGAAGAACTCATAA